The Desulfobacteraceae bacterium genome includes a window with the following:
- a CDS encoding sigma-54 dependent transcriptional regulator: MKKVLVVDDEENMRHMLASLLGRNGYEVLTAGDGGEALVQLGKSAFDIVLCDLKMPRMDGLAFLRAAADFLDKTTFIVMSAYGTIDTAVQAMKAGAYDYISKPFKFDEILMVLRKANERDRLKIENRRLLNQIEAIRKEDQFLDIIGKSPAMRSVFKLVEKVADYTTTVLITGESGTGKEMVAKSIHYSGNRSKHRMVSVNCGGIPENLLESELFGYKKGAFTGASQDKAGLIQDAHLGTLFLDEIGELPLPLQVKLLRVLQESELRPIGANQVLKIDTRVIAATSKDLEKEVQTGAFRQDLFYRLNVLNIKLPPLRDRSEDIPLLCEHFCGIFNQKLQKNIKAFSSGALACMLKYPWPGNVRELENVVERTMVLAEDETLGPEHLPERVRLAGDLGPMAESAAGHSLKVAQRLLEKKMIARALRETKGNRSQAARLLEISHPCLLSKIKTHEISG; encoded by the coding sequence TTGAAAAAAGTTCTGGTGGTCGACGACGAAGAGAACATGCGCCACATGCTGGCATCGCTTCTCGGTCGAAACGGGTATGAGGTCCTCACCGCCGGAGACGGCGGGGAGGCCCTGGTGCAGCTGGGCAAATCCGCGTTTGATATCGTTCTCTGTGACCTTAAAATGCCCCGCATGGACGGGCTGGCGTTTTTGCGGGCGGCTGCGGATTTTCTGGACAAGACCACCTTTATCGTCATGTCGGCTTATGGGACCATCGATACGGCGGTTCAGGCCATGAAGGCGGGCGCCTACGATTACATCTCAAAACCGTTTAAATTTGATGAGATCCTGATGGTTTTGCGGAAGGCGAACGAGCGTGATCGACTGAAGATTGAGAACCGGCGGCTGCTAAATCAAATCGAGGCCATCCGCAAGGAAGACCAGTTTCTGGACATCATCGGAAAAAGCCCTGCGATGCGGTCGGTTTTCAAGCTGGTTGAAAAGGTCGCCGACTACACCACGACGGTTCTGATCACCGGGGAAAGCGGGACCGGGAAAGAAATGGTCGCCAAAAGTATTCATTATTCGGGAAACCGCTCAAAGCACAGGATGGTGTCCGTCAACTGCGGCGGAATTCCCGAAAACCTACTGGAAAGCGAGCTTTTCGGCTATAAAAAAGGGGCATTTACAGGCGCATCGCAGGATAAAGCGGGGCTGATTCAAGATGCCCATCTGGGGACCTTGTTTTTGGACGAAATCGGCGAGCTGCCCCTTCCCCTGCAGGTCAAGCTGCTGCGGGTGCTGCAGGAAAGCGAACTCCGGCCAATTGGCGCCAATCAGGTCCTGAAAATTGATACCCGCGTTATCGCGGCGACATCCAAGGATCTCGAAAAAGAGGTTCAAACCGGCGCTTTTCGCCAGGACCTTTTCTACCGCCTCAACGTGCTCAACATCAAACTGCCGCCACTGCGGGATCGAAGTGAGGACATCCCGTTGCTCTGCGAGCACTTTTGCGGGATCTTCAATCAGAAATTACAGAAAAACATCAAGGCCTTTTCGTCGGGCGCGCTGGCCTGCATGTTGAAGTACCCTTGGCCGGGCAACGTGCGCGAACTTGAAAATGTCGTCGAACGGACCATGGTGCTGGCGGAAGATGAGACCCTGGGGCCGGAACACCTGCCGGAGCGGGTGCGGCTGGCGGGTGATCTCGGCCCGATGGCGGAGTCTGCAGCGGGACACTCCTTGAAGGTCGCCCAGAGGCTTCTGGAAAAAAAAATGATTGCCCGGGCGCTTCGAGAAACCAAGGGAAATCGATCTCAAGCGGCGCGTTTGCTTGAAATCAGCCATCCGTGCCTACTGAGCAAAATCAAAACCCATGAAATCAGCGGCTGA